Proteins co-encoded in one Gracilimonas sp. genomic window:
- a CDS encoding protein-L-isoaspartate(D-aspartate) O-methyltransferase — translation MQEDRRFVRPRKQLVETLRKKGIEDERVLMAIGKIPRHKLIDTALHTKAYNDTALPIGMGQTISQPFTVAAQTELLNIEKGEKILEIGTGSGYQCMVLCELGADVYSVERHKELYHRAKEALHELGYRAMLKVGDGTLGWSTYAPYDGIVVTAGAPVVPDDLVQQLAIGGRLVIPVGDDTKQMMLRITRVSENEYEREELADFKFVPLIGEKGWGGS, via the coding sequence TTGCAGGAAGATCGCAGATTTGTCCGGCCAAGAAAGCAGTTGGTAGAAACGCTACGCAAAAAAGGTATCGAAGATGAGCGTGTGTTAATGGCTATCGGGAAGATACCGCGGCATAAATTGATTGACACCGCCCTGCACACCAAAGCCTATAACGACACTGCTCTCCCAATCGGGATGGGCCAAACCATCTCTCAGCCCTTCACGGTGGCAGCTCAAACCGAATTGCTGAATATTGAGAAAGGCGAAAAGATTTTAGAAATCGGAACGGGCTCCGGCTACCAGTGTATGGTTTTGTGTGAACTTGGAGCGGATGTATATAGTGTAGAACGCCACAAAGAGCTCTATCACCGGGCGAAGGAAGCTCTTCACGAATTAGGTTATCGAGCCATGCTGAAAGTGGGTGATGGAACATTGGGTTGGTCCACCTACGCGCCTTATGATGGTATTGTTGTGACTGCAGGAGCTCCCGTTGTGCCGGACGACCTCGTACAGCAATTGGCCATTGGCGGCCGGTTAGTAATTCCGGTGGGGGACGACACCAAGCAGATGATGTTGCGCATAACACGGGTTTCCGAAAATGAATATGAGCGTGAAGAACTGGCTGATTTTAAATTTGTACCGCTTATCGGCGAAAAAGGATGGGGTGGCTCGTAG
- a CDS encoding DUF368 domain-containing protein, with amino-acid sequence MGWLVVTEPEQTSTPPKDTTTFKEAPFLALKGFLMGSADIVPGVSGGTMALIVGIYERLLNAIKSVNGNFIKLFFTLKWKAAFKEIHIFFLAFLFLGIFSALAFFTKVVPLQVYMFTHPEIVYGLFFGLIVGSIYILIKALERFTKTELLMLVLGMAFGIWIVSLVPADTPEHPAFVFLSGSIAICAMILPGISGSYLLLIMRKYDYLLSEIGKLGGVETVDGLIGLLPFVLGAVVGLAAFSRFLSWLLSKYHSQTIAVLIGFLIGSLYVIWPYQHRDFVQRAEVTQVEYMNHPKVQELMENPPNTNLPEYERIGEIRNADSTFEEMKQVEIETVKNKLIKSEPFIPGWLGAKPGDDPNVWGGIIGMLVGVILVGGLDRLRDK; translated from the coding sequence ATGGGGTGGCTCGTAGTGACTGAACCGGAGCAAACGTCAACCCCACCCAAAGACACCACCACTTTTAAAGAAGCACCGTTTTTAGCTCTCAAAGGCTTTTTGATGGGATCGGCGGATATTGTGCCGGGCGTAAGTGGCGGAACCATGGCCCTGATTGTGGGTATTTACGAACGCCTGTTGAATGCCATTAAAAGCGTGAACGGTAATTTCATAAAGCTTTTTTTCACGCTGAAATGGAAAGCGGCGTTTAAAGAAATCCATATCTTTTTCCTGGCATTTCTGTTTTTGGGGATCTTTTCAGCGTTGGCCTTTTTCACCAAAGTAGTGCCGCTGCAGGTGTATATGTTTACCCATCCCGAAATTGTGTATGGACTCTTTTTCGGGTTGATTGTAGGCTCTATCTACATTTTGATTAAAGCTCTTGAGCGGTTCACTAAAACAGAACTATTGATGCTGGTGCTGGGTATGGCCTTTGGAATCTGGATCGTATCTCTGGTTCCGGCCGATACGCCTGAACATCCGGCCTTTGTATTTTTGAGTGGCAGTATCGCCATTTGTGCCATGATTTTGCCGGGTATCTCCGGTTCGTACCTGTTGCTCATTATGCGGAAATATGATTACCTGCTTTCTGAAATTGGGAAGTTGGGCGGTGTGGAAACAGTGGATGGTTTGATTGGCTTGCTGCCTTTTGTGTTAGGAGCTGTTGTTGGTTTAGCTGCTTTTTCGAGATTTCTTTCCTGGTTGCTTTCAAAATATCATTCCCAAACCATAGCCGTGTTAATCGGCTTTCTGATTGGTTCCCTATATGTGATTTGGCCCTACCAACACAGGGATTTTGTGCAGCGCGCAGAAGTAACACAGGTGGAATATATGAATCACCCCAAAGTGCAGGAGCTGATGGAAAATCCACCAAACACAAACCTGCCGGAATATGAGCGCATCGGAGAAATCAGGAATGCTGATTCTACTTTTGAGGAGATGAAACAGGTAGAGATTGAGACAGTTAAAAATAAGCTGATCAAATCAGAACCGTTTATCCCGGGCTGGTTGGGTGCCAAACCCGGCGACGACCCCAATGTGTGGGGCGGTATCATCGGGATGTTGGTTGGAGTTATTTTAGTGGGAGGCCTGGACCGGCTCCGCGATAAATAA
- a CDS encoding universal stress protein has translation MNVERVLIPTDLSEKSNAALKSADLFIDKFDCTVDLMHVIPLSKYLGDSFDKIGVPLSMDKDVYPKLIENQRKELSAFANEHIKKKDKRGEYIVNIDRKPSDSILRQIEKGNYDLVIMSAKGDHFADFFHGSATDKVIRRSKTPVLTLSKKMVSDHINTIVVPCDFSSHSLAAIPLAFDVAQKFGAKLELLNVIEMYAHDVHGVEPTTIGVDEEAVYGGLKGRLKSFFDDYDEYNFSVEDGETDFQDVLVHHGNGEENRIGFKTIILKSIAAHHEIIEYANENADLVVMSTHGRTGLSRMLLGSTTEQVIQHLEKPQITIKPELKK, from the coding sequence ATGAATGTGGAGCGCGTGTTAATTCCAACCGATCTTTCCGAGAAATCCAATGCGGCATTAAAGTCAGCAGATCTCTTTATAGATAAATTCGACTGCACTGTTGATTTGATGCATGTCATACCTTTGTCAAAATATTTAGGCGACAGTTTTGATAAAATCGGGGTGCCACTGAGTATGGATAAAGACGTATATCCCAAACTCATTGAAAACCAGCGGAAGGAACTCAGTGCCTTTGCGAATGAGCACATCAAAAAGAAAGATAAGCGCGGAGAGTATATTGTAAATATTGACCGCAAGCCATCAGACTCCATTCTCCGCCAAATTGAGAAAGGGAACTATGATTTGGTCATAATGAGTGCGAAGGGGGATCATTTCGCTGATTTCTTCCACGGCAGTGCTACCGATAAAGTAATTCGTCGCTCCAAAACACCGGTACTTACGCTATCCAAGAAAATGGTATCGGATCATATAAATACCATTGTTGTGCCGTGCGACTTTTCCAGCCATTCACTGGCTGCCATCCCATTGGCATTTGATGTAGCCCAGAAATTCGGGGCCAAACTTGAGCTGCTGAATGTGATCGAAATGTATGCTCACGATGTGCACGGTGTTGAACCCACCACCATAGGTGTAGATGAAGAAGCTGTTTACGGTGGTCTTAAAGGCCGCTTAAAAAGCTTTTTTGATGATTATGATGAGTATAACTTTTCGGTGGAAGATGGTGAAACCGACTTTCAGGATGTATTAGTGCATCACGGAAATGGGGAAGAAAATCGCATTGGGTTTAAGACCATTATTCTGAAATCCATCGCTGCTCACCACGAAATCATCGAATACGCAAACGAAAATGCCGACCTGGTGGTAATGAGTACCCACGGCCGCACCGGACTCTCCCGCATGCTGCTGGGTTCCACCACCGAACAGGTAATTCAACACCTGGAGAAGCCGCAGATAACCATTAAGCCGGAGTTGAAGAAATAG
- a CDS encoding histidine phosphatase family protein, with protein MKQLFIIRHGETDNNKQHIIQGRSLDASINELGQLQAEAIRDALEPYDLHKIVASGLRRTHETAQPLASQRKLDIHKYPELDEINFGVLEGKVFTEIKDEVMEVHEKWKSGNVDYAPEHGESPRETYARANAKVEEVLESSTGESIVFMIHGRLTRILLSEWLGYGLKNMHKIEHQNGAINHLTWHDGKFKAVELNKTDHLMELV; from the coding sequence ATGAAGCAACTATTCATCATCCGACACGGAGAGACGGATAACAATAAACAGCATATTATTCAGGGAAGGAGCCTGGATGCATCCATCAATGAGTTGGGGCAATTGCAGGCAGAGGCTATTCGTGATGCCCTTGAACCCTATGACTTACATAAAATTGTAGCAAGCGGATTGCGCAGAACTCACGAAACGGCACAACCTTTGGCATCCCAAAGAAAGCTGGATATACATAAATACCCGGAACTCGATGAGATTAATTTTGGCGTTCTCGAGGGAAAGGTTTTTACCGAAATTAAAGATGAGGTCATGGAAGTGCATGAAAAATGGAAAAGCGGAAATGTAGATTATGCTCCTGAACATGGAGAATCTCCCCGCGAAACCTATGCAAGAGCCAATGCCAAAGTAGAGGAGGTCCTGGAGTCATCAACCGGGGAAAGCATTGTGTTTATGATTCATGGTCGACTAACCCGTATTTTATTATCCGAATGGCTGGGGTACGGATTAAAGAACATGCACAAAATTGAACATCAAAACGGCGCCATCAACCATCTTACCTGGCACGATGGAAAGTTTAAAGCCGTGGAGCTCAATAAAACCGACCACCTGATGGAGTTGGTCTGA
- the ubiE gene encoding bifunctional demethylmenaquinone methyltransferase/2-methoxy-6-polyprenyl-1,4-benzoquinol methylase UbiE: MSEKVRSMFADIADDYDRVNSVLSFGVHHAWRKKAVLESGAHEGDHVLDCATGTGDLAIEFKKAVGESGYVLGTDFCAPMIEPAPEKAESAGLKIDFEVADAMNLPYEDDKFDISSIAFGIRNVDDPVVALKELARVVKPGGRVTVLEFGQPKGLMKYPYELYSQHIMPAIGGWLSGNREAYTYLPRTSAEFPAGDRFLALMDESGSFKEKRAVKLTGGIAYVYVGVVQ; the protein is encoded by the coding sequence ATGAGTGAAAAAGTAAGATCCATGTTTGCCGACATTGCCGATGATTATGATCGGGTGAACAGCGTATTGTCATTTGGGGTGCATCACGCATGGAGAAAAAAAGCGGTATTGGAAAGCGGAGCTCACGAAGGGGATCACGTTCTTGACTGCGCGACCGGTACCGGTGATTTGGCGATCGAATTTAAAAAGGCCGTGGGGGAATCCGGATATGTATTGGGAACCGATTTCTGTGCGCCCATGATTGAACCGGCTCCTGAAAAAGCAGAAAGTGCCGGCTTGAAAATCGATTTTGAAGTCGCCGATGCGATGAATCTTCCCTATGAAGACGACAAATTTGATATCTCCAGTATCGCATTCGGTATCCGAAATGTTGATGACCCGGTAGTTGCCCTGAAAGAACTGGCACGTGTGGTAAAACCGGGAGGAAGAGTTACGGTGCTGGAATTCGGGCAGCCCAAAGGGCTCATGAAATATCCATACGAACTCTACAGTCAGCACATTATGCCGGCTATTGGCGGATGGCTGAGTGGAAACCGGGAAGCCTATACCTACCTGCCACGGACAAGCGCTGAATTCCCGGCCGGTGATAGATTTTTAGCTTTGATGGATGAATCAGGTTCTTTCAAAGAGAAGCGGGCCGTTAAGCTAACCGGTGGCATCGCATACGTTTATGTAGGAGTGGTTCAATAA
- the fabZ gene encoding 3-hydroxyacyl-ACP dehydratase FabZ, which yields MKIEDIKKVLPHRYPFLLVDRVLEVEEEKIKALKNVTANEEFFNGHFPGQPIMPGVLQVEALAQAGAIMLMTQKAENPDETLMVFTGINNCKFRRQVVPGDQLILEVEMGSMRRNFVTMKGKATVDGEVACELEASAALVPKDKA from the coding sequence ATGAAAATAGAAGACATTAAAAAAGTTCTCCCTCACCGATATCCATTTTTACTTGTAGACCGGGTGCTGGAGGTAGAGGAAGAAAAGATCAAAGCCCTGAAAAACGTAACGGCTAACGAAGAGTTTTTTAACGGCCATTTTCCCGGTCAGCCTATCATGCCCGGGGTTTTACAGGTTGAGGCATTGGCTCAGGCCGGCGCTATTATGCTGATGACCCAGAAGGCGGAAAACCCTGATGAGACCCTGATGGTATTCACCGGTATCAATAACTGCAAGTTCAGAAGACAGGTAGTTCCCGGAGATCAACTGATCCTGGAAGTGGAAATGGGTTCTATGCGGCGCAATTTTGTTACCATGAAAGGCAAAGCCACTGTTGATGGTGAAGTAGCCTGTGAACTGGAAGCATCGGCAGCATTGGTACCAAAGGATAAAGCATGA
- the panB gene encoding 3-methyl-2-oxobutanoate hydroxymethyltransferase, translated as MSTQKNSDRPVKITTQTVVDMKRKGEKISMLTAYDFTMAQIIDQAGIEIILVGDSASNVMAGHETTVPMTLDHMIYHTSCVVRGVDRALVIADLPFMSYQVTTKEALISAGRMMKEAGAHAIKMEGGKPIINSVKKIVEAGIPVMGHLGLTPQSIYKFGTYKVRATEEQEAEELIRDAKLLEEAGCFSIVLEKIPAKLAARVTEEISIPTIGIGAGAGCDGQVLVIHDMLGLNKEFNPRFLRRYADLNTVMTDAVQNYIKDVKSKDFPNEEEQYGG; from the coding sequence ATGAGTACTCAAAAAAATTCAGATCGCCCGGTAAAGATTACAACCCAGACGGTGGTTGATATGAAAAGAAAAGGCGAGAAGATTTCCATGCTTACCGCCTACGATTTTACCATGGCTCAGATTATTGATCAGGCCGGAATTGAGATCATTTTGGTGGGAGATTCAGCTAGTAACGTAATGGCAGGCCACGAAACAACGGTACCCATGACGCTGGATCATATGATCTACCATACCTCGTGCGTAGTTCGGGGTGTGGATCGGGCTTTGGTTATAGCTGATCTGCCTTTTATGAGCTATCAGGTAACCACGAAAGAGGCTTTGATCAGTGCCGGACGCATGATGAAAGAAGCTGGAGCTCATGCCATTAAAATGGAAGGCGGTAAACCGATCATAAATTCGGTGAAGAAAATTGTGGAAGCAGGTATCCCGGTGATGGGTCATTTAGGCCTGACCCCACAAAGCATTTATAAATTTGGAACGTACAAAGTTCGTGCCACCGAAGAGCAGGAAGCTGAAGAGCTGATCCGGGACGCCAAGTTACTCGAAGAAGCCGGATGTTTTTCAATCGTGTTGGAAAAAATTCCTGCAAAACTTGCGGCAAGGGTAACAGAAGAAATTTCAATTCCAACCATAGGAATCGGAGCCGGAGCCGGTTGTGACGGGCAGGTTCTTGTTATCCATGATATGCTCGGGCTGAATAAAGAATTTAATCCTCGGTTCCTGAGAAGGTATGCGGATTTAAATACAGTAATGACTGACGCTGTTCAGAATTATATCAAAGACGTTAAGAGTAAAGATTTTCCAAACGAAGAAGAACAATACGGCGGATGA